Proteins from a genomic interval of Psychrobacter fulvigenes:
- a CDS encoding UvrD-helicase domain-containing protein, which translates to MTEFTATTHMMDISTQPHASDTYQGMTDSEVANHDMIKPKNKVDVIPAVDVALTGRHLIEASAGTGKTWTLTGIVLRLLIEARRAPEQIIATTFTRAAAAEMRQRIHDRLVDFYQLLQWVNSLSADRANKESLYPHILQVTPDNDKQAVNSSNTDSNAEIDADELNQDFVYNNVHDKKAAVEKRAQAKKDREDWLVAQAKYARLDDIMQDPINLHLVGYLLDHVYSYPMTEAIRRTALVLTTLDKLFVGTLDSLAQKWLKEYSSETGHQQGMAIIEDSSIEQVTDSIVHDELRQFQSRLYHEQPKLYALMDQQGKLTAVGDHKNYVTRSLNFISAPIDEVVSSDFSFEGYERLIHSIIERSDELDAFFKPDGEYYEVPKGQLQNNRESWPKIVQVLEESGPAAYNFISDKKTYTGKLIEAFQKTDDIGKQFYKPKDGERVNLIFNELQVVRDFKRYIEESKKLDEYVITILANLNRHIVLAVRDRLPVILEERGETTFSLQMVRLNQALTGRQGEKLARYIRHHYPVALIDESQDINGEQATMIESIYLPTNKRKPSANDKQATGDKASNKTNHEFLLLVGDPKQAIYGFRGGDVANYNYMKAQFEKSSLWTLDVNRRSNASVINALNCWFGMPAPVTQENRLAQLGSGIYYQHIKAEKQENQLSWFNDSNILSSELVNDVLSAQPVSVLHLPYDKDKELEYDEHEITARHIATLLSSDQTLKGKPIQPSDIGVLARAKKDLKQVEDELVKLGVPTLTTSDVSIFETIMAEDVAALLSAMLYPYRHDMINRVLTSHLYGLSIRDVKVMMIDHEAGAVDLNSANTKAIDNKKSYQDFISYLKEGAQRWQHFGVLSAMHYLLDQSPVQPQGVWQALAAHPEGDRHIMDLRHVMDILAQYGIGMGEYELLAWFRQNIDSAPSSDWAKQYPLPTESGVQLMTIHKSKGFEFPIVYVLGMGDASRKSGNKEDYGLYLYNAQQNPTQQDATQQSQLALAQQSTGNQRRFSPVQGSATTKGYYTDIETQEGFEELRRLGYVAFTRASEQLYVVLRDPHNKTGFELKPVFYWFESPEPKFELPDRFKGTIGMIRGHKVNEFYNDNCAAAKAGKLTESGSPDFITPKTEPIEYDDFSEVMKINYFYGWAKTSFTALARQLDESTQTMAVMDERIDDAIDIDVDIDINITETSVSPSLGGHASDSHDAAAQVDQASPKLEDDIRFTFVKGANAGTFLHEIFEKIDFNNKSQWSQVIDRAISSYQLPLVYSSTETQSRRLQAKKQEQGDSSSLNTDSLDSDSIDASKHAALIGWIEEVLHTPLLASDQPLRSIDASQRFAELEFNMGLSERFKAQDINRLFQQYLPNETDKHVNLVPQNKAHLYRYLRGEIDLVYEHAGKYYVVDYKSNFLGNSLSDYNEATLKQAMSKAGYWLQAAIYQVALHRFLSMRIADYVGNEAKYLGAVEYVFLRGVYDPTSQLVTKAKEANVLSGGDSIASETMHDKPTNRARYGLVTWDIPIDFIKALDALFGMPS; encoded by the coding sequence ATGACAGAATTTACCGCCACCACTCACATGATGGACATTTCTACCCAGCCACACGCATCTGATACATATCAGGGTATGACTGACAGTGAGGTTGCGAATCACGACATGATTAAGCCTAAGAATAAGGTGGATGTGATACCAGCGGTTGATGTTGCATTGACGGGTCGGCATCTTATCGAAGCGTCAGCTGGTACTGGTAAAACGTGGACACTAACTGGCATTGTACTGCGTCTGTTGATTGAGGCACGGCGTGCACCAGAGCAAATCATTGCGACGACCTTTACTCGCGCTGCGGCTGCTGAGATGCGTCAGCGCATTCATGATCGTTTGGTGGATTTCTATCAGCTGCTGCAATGGGTGAATAGCCTGAGTGCTGACCGCGCTAATAAAGAGAGTTTGTATCCACATATATTACAGGTGACACCTGATAATGATAAGCAAGCAGTCAATAGCTCAAATACGGATTCAAACGCTGAAATAGATGCAGATGAACTAAATCAAGACTTTGTTTATAACAACGTTCATGACAAAAAAGCCGCTGTTGAAAAGCGCGCACAAGCAAAAAAAGATCGTGAGGATTGGTTGGTCGCGCAGGCTAAATATGCGCGCTTAGATGACATCATGCAAGACCCTATTAATCTGCATTTGGTCGGCTACTTGCTTGACCATGTATACAGCTATCCCATGACGGAAGCCATTCGACGTACGGCGTTGGTATTAACCACCTTGGATAAGCTGTTTGTCGGTACCCTCGATAGCTTGGCGCAAAAATGGTTGAAGGAATACAGTAGCGAGACCGGTCATCAGCAAGGGATGGCTATTATTGAAGACAGCAGCATTGAGCAAGTGACGGACAGTATTGTTCATGATGAGCTGCGTCAGTTTCAAAGTAGGCTGTATCACGAGCAACCTAAATTGTATGCATTGATGGATCAGCAAGGTAAGCTGACGGCGGTGGGCGATCATAAAAACTATGTAACTCGGTCGCTGAATTTTATTTCTGCGCCAATTGATGAAGTTGTGAGCAGTGATTTTTCTTTTGAGGGTTACGAGCGGCTTATCCATAGTATCATTGAGCGCAGCGATGAGCTTGATGCTTTCTTTAAGCCTGACGGCGAATATTATGAAGTTCCCAAAGGACAGTTGCAGAATAACAGAGAGTCTTGGCCGAAAATCGTTCAAGTGTTAGAAGAGTCTGGTCCAGCTGCTTATAATTTCATATCAGACAAAAAAACTTATACTGGAAAGTTAATTGAAGCGTTTCAGAAAACTGATGATATAGGCAAACAGTTCTACAAGCCAAAAGATGGTGAAAGAGTTAATTTGATATTTAATGAGTTGCAGGTGGTTCGTGACTTTAAACGGTATATTGAAGAAAGCAAAAAGCTCGATGAATACGTTATTACTATTTTAGCCAATCTCAATCGCCATATCGTGTTGGCGGTACGTGACAGGCTACCGGTTATATTAGAAGAGCGCGGTGAAACCACCTTTAGCTTGCAGATGGTGCGTTTAAACCAAGCATTAACGGGTCGGCAAGGAGAGAAGCTGGCACGTTATATTCGTCATCACTATCCAGTGGCATTGATTGATGAGTCGCAGGATATCAATGGCGAGCAAGCCACTATGATTGAAAGCATCTATTTGCCAACAAATAAACGTAAACCGTCGGCTAATGACAAGCAGGCTACGGGTGATAAAGCGAGCAATAAAACCAACCATGAGTTTTTGTTGTTGGTAGGCGATCCTAAGCAGGCCATTTATGGGTTTCGCGGCGGTGATGTCGCCAACTACAATTATATGAAAGCTCAGTTTGAAAAAAGCAGCCTATGGACGCTCGATGTTAATCGTCGTTCAAACGCCAGTGTGATTAATGCCCTAAACTGTTGGTTCGGTATGCCTGCGCCAGTGACTCAAGAGAATAGGCTGGCACAGTTAGGTAGTGGTATTTATTACCAGCACATTAAAGCTGAAAAGCAAGAAAATCAGCTGTCTTGGTTTAATGATTCAAACATACTAAGTAGCGAGTTAGTAAATGACGTACTCTCTGCTCAGCCAGTGAGTGTGTTGCACCTACCTTATGATAAGGACAAGGAGCTTGAGTACGATGAACATGAAATCACAGCGCGTCATATTGCGACCTTACTCAGCAGTGATCAGACATTAAAAGGCAAGCCGATTCAGCCGAGCGATATCGGTGTGCTGGCACGTGCCAAAAAAGATTTAAAACAAGTAGAAGATGAGCTTGTCAAGCTTGGTGTGCCAACCTTGACCACCAGTGATGTGAGTATATTTGAAACCATTATGGCAGAGGATGTGGCAGCGCTGCTAAGTGCCATGCTATACCCGTATCGTCATGATATGATCAATCGGGTGCTGACTAGTCATTTATATGGCCTGAGCATCAGGGATGTCAAAGTCATGATGATTGACCATGAGGCAGGAGCTGTAGATTTAAATAGCGCTAATACAAAAGCCATCGACAATAAGAAAAGCTATCAAGACTTTATTAGCTATTTAAAAGAAGGTGCCCAGCGTTGGCAGCACTTTGGCGTATTATCGGCCATGCATTACTTGTTAGATCAAAGCCCTGTGCAGCCGCAAGGCGTTTGGCAAGCATTAGCCGCGCATCCAGAAGGCGATCGTCATATTATGGATTTGCGTCATGTAATGGATATATTAGCGCAGTATGGTATCGGCATGGGTGAGTACGAGCTGCTGGCCTGGTTTAGACAAAACATAGATAGCGCGCCTAGCAGCGATTGGGCCAAGCAGTATCCGTTACCGACAGAATCTGGCGTGCAGCTAATGACCATTCATAAATCAAAGGGGTTTGAGTTTCCTATTGTCTATGTGCTGGGTATGGGTGATGCCAGTAGGAAGTCAGGTAATAAAGAAGACTATGGGTTGTATCTCTACAACGCGCAACAAAACCCTACCCAACAAGATGCTACTCAACAAAGTCAGTTAGCGTTGGCGCAGCAATCGACAGGCAATCAGCGCCGATTCTCTCCTGTACAAGGCTCTGCGACCACAAAGGGTTACTATACCGATATTGAAACGCAGGAGGGCTTCGAGGAGCTGCGCCGGCTTGGTTATGTGGCCTTTACGCGCGCCAGTGAACAGCTTTATGTGGTACTGCGAGATCCCCACAACAAAACAGGGTTTGAATTAAAGCCGGTGTTCTATTGGTTTGAGTCACCAGAGCCAAAATTTGAATTGCCAGATAGATTCAAAGGCACCATAGGTATGATAAGAGGGCATAAGGTCAATGAGTTCTATAATGATAACTGTGCTGCTGCTAAAGCAGGCAAATTAACAGAAAGTGGATCGCCCGATTTTATTACGCCCAAAACCGAACCTATTGAGTATGATGATTTTTCAGAAGTTATGAAAATCAATTACTTTTACGGTTGGGCTAAGACCAGTTTTACCGCCTTAGCCCGTCAGCTAGATGAGTCAACGCAGACAATGGCTGTGATGGATGAGCGTATTGATGATGCGATAGATATTGATGTTGATATTGATATCAATATCACCGAAACGTCAGTTTCACCGTCACTGGGTGGTCATGCATCAGATAGTCATGACGCTGCCGCGCAAGTCGATCAGGCAAGTCCCAAGTTAGAGGATGATATTCGTTTTACCTTTGTGAAAGGTGCCAATGCGGGTACATTTTTGCATGAGATATTTGAAAAAATTGATTTTAATAATAAATCCCAGTGGTCTCAGGTTATCGATAGAGCTATTAGTAGCTATCAGCTGCCGTTGGTGTATAGCAGTACTGAAACCCAAAGCCGTCGATTACAAGCGAAGAAGCAAGAGCAAGGCGATAGTTCTTCATTAAATACTGATTCATTGGATTCGGACTCGATAGATGCTAGCAAGCATGCAGCTCTCATTGGCTGGATTGAAGAGGTGCTACATACGCCGCTATTAGCGTCTGATCAGCCGTTACGCTCTATCGATGCAAGTCAGAGGTTCGCTGAATTAGAGTTCAATATGGGACTGTCAGAGCGTTTTAAAGCACAAGATATTAATAGACTCTTTCAACAGTACCTGCCTAATGAAACCGACAAACATGTTAATCTTGTCCCGCAAAACAAAGCGCATTTATATCGTTATTTACGTGGTGAAATCGATTTGGTGTATGAGCATGCTGGCAAGTATTATGTCGTCGATTATAAAAGTAACTTTTTAGGAAATAGCCTAAGCGATTATAACGAAGCTACGCTCAAGCAAGCGATGTCCAAAGCAGGGTATTGGTTGCAAGCAGCCATTTATCAAGTGGCATTGCATCGGTTTTTGTCGATGCGAATTGCTGATTATGTAGGCAATGAAGCTAAGTATTTGGGCGCGGTGGAGTATGTCTTTTTACGAGGCGTATATGATCCAACCTCTCAGTTGGTGACTAAAGCAAAAGAGGCGAATGTACTGAGTGGCGGCGACTCAATAGCCAGTGAGACAATGCATGACAAACCAACAAACAGGGCCCGCTATGGACTGGTGACGTGGGATATTCCTATTGATTTTATTAAGGCCTTAGATGCATTGTTTGGCATGCCCAGTTAG